In the genome of Megalops cyprinoides isolate fMegCyp1 chromosome 7, fMegCyp1.pri, whole genome shotgun sequence, one region contains:
- the LOC118780790 gene encoding protein Wnt-7a-like, whose amino-acid sequence MCRKTRLWIFHIFLCLGIVYLKIGGLSSVVALGASIICNKIPGLAPRQRVICQSRPDAIIVIGQGAQMGIDECQFQFRYGRWNCSALGERTVFGKELKVGSKEAAFTYAIIAAGVAHAVTAACTQGNLSACGCDRDKQGFYSPEDGWRWGGCSADIRYGLGFSKVFMDAREIKQNARTLMNLHNNEVGRKVLERNMRLECKCHGVSGSCTARTCWTTLPRFRELGYLLKERYDHALHVEPVKARRNRRPTFLKIRKAQSYRKPTPTDLVYIERSPSYCEEDTVTGSVGTQGRVCDRHSQQANGCNLMCCGRGYNTHQYSRVWQCNCKFLWCCYVRCNTCSERTEVHTCK is encoded by the exons ATGTGCAGGAAAACACGACTGTGGATTTTTCACATCTTTCTTTGCCTTGGgattgtgtatttaaaaattgG AGGTTTGTCCTCCGTGGTGGCGCTGGGAGCTAGCATCATCTGCAACAAGATTCCCGGGCTGGCCCCCCGGCAGCGGGTCATCTGCCAGAGCCGCCCGGACGCCATCATCGTCATTGGGCAGGGCGCTCAGATGGGCATCGATGAGTGCCAGTTCCAGTTCCGCTACGGCCGCTGGAACTGCTCGGCGCTCGGGGAGAGAACTGTGTTTGGGAAAGAGCTGAAAGTGG GCAGCAAGGAGGCGGCGTTCACCTACGCCATCATCGCCGCGGGCGTCGCCCACGCCGTCACGGCCGCCTGCACACAGGGCAATCTGAGCGCGTGCGGCTGCGACCGCGACAAGCAGGGCTTCTACTCCCCCGAGGACGGCTGGCGGTGGGGCGGCTGCTCGGCTGACATCCGCTACGGCCTCGGCTTCTCCAAGGTGTTCATGGACGCCAGAGAGATCAAACAGAATGCCAGAACGCTCATGAACCTCCACAACAACGAGGTCGGCCGCAAG GTCCTGGAGAGGAACATGCGTCTGGAGTGCAAGTGCCACGGCGTGTCGGGGTCGTGCACGGCCAGAACCTGCTGGACCACGCTGCCCCGGTTCCGCGAGCTGGGCTACCTGCTGAAGGAGCGGTACGACCACGCCCTGCACGTGGAGCCCGTCAAGGCCCGGCGGAACCGGCGGCCCACCTTCCTCAAGATCCGCAAGGCCCAGTCCTACCGCAAGCCCACGCCTACTGACCTGGTGTACATCGAGCGGTCGCCCAGCTACTGCGAGGAGGACACTGTGACAGGCAGCGTGGGAACGCAGGGCCGGGTCTGTGACAGACACTCACAGCAGGCCAATGGCTGCAACCTGATGTGCTGTGGGCGGGGCTACAACACGCACCAGTACTCGCGGGTGTGGCAGTGCAACTGCAAGTTCCTGTGGTGCTGCTACGTCAGGTGTAACACCTGCAGTGAGAGGACAGAGGTGCACACCTGCAAATGA